From one Planococcus citri chromosome 3, ihPlaCitr1.1, whole genome shotgun sequence genomic stretch:
- the LOC135841873 gene encoding ejaculatory bulb-specific protein 3-like → MNPVLASVLLLGVFVTVSYAGDDDIKTIGDFLKKFAHINIEEVLQNDRLFQAYHKCFLEQGPCTPEAKEMRNVIPSLVKTACDGCSPDQKKELKKHLDYAKNNRAKEWEELLDKYDPKREILEKFFSSVPDK, encoded by the exons ATGAATCCCGTGTTGGCGAGTGTTTTGTTACTCGGTGTTTTTGTGACCGTTTCGTACGCCGGCGACGATGATATTAAAAccattggtgattttttgaagaaattcgccCATATAAATATCGAAGAAGTATTACAAAATGATCGATTGTTCCAAGCTTATCATAAATGTTTCCTGGAGCAAGGACCGTGTACGCCGGAAGCAAAGGAAATGAGGA ATGTCATACCCAGCTTAGTGAAAACAGCCTGTGACGGTTGTTCGCCCGATCAAAAGAAAGAACTGAAAAAGCACTTGGACTACGCCAAGAACAACCGAGCCAAAGAATGGGAAGAATTACTCGACAAGTATGATCcgaaacgtgaaattttggaaaaattcttctCCAGCGTACCTGACAAATAA